A single window of Granulicella mallensis MP5ACTX8 DNA harbors:
- a CDS encoding CHAT domain-containing protein, with amino-acid sequence MRSLEDHLSPQELASLPESPEALASAGPDQQQLSQHLQRCEDCAILAHTHWSLRSLRANAASAPDELCPERDAWLEFAAGLRPEQSSALLSHAAGCRSCADALQEAMQLMQPDQLDTAEPLEGLASATPLWQRRVAAQMMSAAGKPETAPTDVPNLKPHPRRTFLEWLRLKPIWIMLPLTATIFCAAVLTGVMIWHTAYPSDAKLLALAYNKQRSLELRIPGGDPVAMASITRGEATGPNHGLPEPSELLELRLRAQQHLDQTPNSPYWHQIIGEINLLQQDGIAARRNFEIAQTVNDKLPNLQTDLAAAWFEIGEQSQTAEDYAEAAEIYSKQISSESAKKQSADLSLLYYNRALCWERLSITENALADLHAALQLEHSKPWQQAIQAEIERLSSRSATSPTDGYEATLGEVIEKLLPRWNSSSQIRAKIEQTAQLGLRHQAPWLADWVASKHTSTEIDADRHLALAVAASHSGDPGPSLAEAEKVVALYTQSHPNPDLVRAELAELHAFQRLGRAADCLQTAKLLEGNPHVITDAVIQAQVLLERGDCVGRSGDLTKAKTDYIQAGLVSLAADLPLTHINAIAAQAEALQTMGKTSSAWQLEVSGMQTCVQIVCPLRQQYSLLYNMVQSAQILGQSHVAVELMHTAEKLAGASGSVNLHAFAAEILGTFAGRTGDYKESDTAFAQAYALAQTSHPPALYRAVWQTDQAEISSRRGDSTSALRLLNESGSTIRSSDYIPGRINFFEQKAVAEMALGRRSDALADARLSVAEAERSLSSLHSSFERQEWVRENTDVYAALISVYLRSGDSTSALRAWERFRSAPYTNESLVNGGNETQPVTAHALVIARVGEQYIGWLVNAGTLEVLRTATLGDRAHLHQSAITFYHLCADQESNLTDVHNLGKDLDTNLFEPLTEKTTGSAHLWIDLDPSLSMLPLQALTTAAGDWLGDVAQLTILPPWWSLDPASALTESSIRSSAHMVIFNGFADAPTKDSEATALMQLFPHVTSLDGTAITPATALKAMSSAELFHFAGHAESSSGAKLLLSRTVDSGFSLTPEALSTIRLSGCRLAVLAACNTVAANPDRIEDVRTIRNALLLDGAHAVIASYWDVDDHSTQSLMTTFYKQLVSGLHPSQALQIAQQSIRSTAGWQHPYFWASFQTFTR; translated from the coding sequence ATGAGATCGCTGGAAGATCACCTAAGCCCGCAGGAGCTGGCTAGTCTTCCGGAATCACCGGAGGCGCTTGCCTCCGCCGGGCCCGACCAGCAGCAGCTATCCCAACACCTCCAGAGATGCGAGGACTGCGCCATACTTGCGCATACTCACTGGAGCCTACGCAGTCTGCGTGCAAATGCAGCTTCTGCTCCGGATGAACTCTGTCCCGAACGGGACGCCTGGCTGGAATTTGCCGCAGGACTGCGACCAGAGCAGTCGTCCGCTTTACTGTCCCACGCAGCCGGTTGCCGCAGTTGTGCCGATGCCTTGCAGGAAGCCATGCAACTGATGCAACCCGACCAACTCGACACAGCAGAGCCTCTTGAGGGTCTTGCCAGTGCTACCCCCCTCTGGCAACGGCGCGTAGCGGCTCAGATGATGTCGGCTGCCGGCAAGCCCGAAACCGCGCCCACCGATGTTCCGAATCTGAAGCCACATCCAAGGCGCACCTTCCTCGAATGGCTTCGCCTCAAGCCTATCTGGATCATGCTTCCCCTAACCGCGACCATCTTCTGTGCGGCTGTCCTCACCGGCGTTATGATCTGGCACACGGCGTATCCCTCCGACGCAAAATTGCTCGCGCTCGCCTACAACAAACAGCGCAGCCTCGAGCTGCGTATCCCGGGCGGCGACCCTGTCGCCATGGCCTCCATCACACGCGGTGAAGCCACGGGCCCGAATCACGGCCTCCCAGAACCCAGCGAACTCCTCGAACTCCGCCTTCGCGCCCAGCAGCATCTCGACCAAACCCCCAACAGTCCCTACTGGCACCAGATCATAGGCGAGATCAATCTTCTCCAGCAGGACGGCATCGCCGCACGCCGGAACTTCGAGATCGCGCAAACGGTCAACGACAAGCTCCCGAACCTGCAAACCGATCTCGCCGCTGCATGGTTCGAGATCGGCGAGCAATCACAAACGGCCGAAGACTATGCTGAAGCCGCTGAAATTTACAGCAAACAAATCTCGAGCGAATCCGCAAAAAAACAATCGGCTGACCTTTCTCTTCTCTACTACAACCGCGCGCTCTGCTGGGAGCGGTTGAGCATCACGGAAAATGCTCTCGCCGATTTACACGCCGCGCTTCAACTTGAACACTCGAAGCCTTGGCAACAGGCAATCCAGGCGGAGATCGAACGGCTTTCCAGCCGCTCGGCTACGTCACCAACAGATGGGTATGAGGCAACGCTGGGCGAAGTCATCGAAAAATTGCTTCCGCGGTGGAACAGTTCATCGCAGATCCGGGCCAAGATCGAACAAACAGCTCAACTCGGCCTCCGCCATCAGGCCCCATGGCTTGCCGACTGGGTCGCGAGCAAGCACACATCAACCGAAATCGATGCGGATCGGCACCTTGCATTGGCTGTTGCAGCGAGCCATTCCGGAGATCCAGGCCCTTCTCTAGCCGAAGCGGAGAAAGTCGTCGCACTCTATACGCAGTCACATCCCAATCCGGATCTTGTCCGCGCCGAGCTTGCAGAGTTGCACGCCTTCCAGCGGCTAGGTCGCGCCGCTGATTGCCTGCAAACCGCCAAACTACTTGAAGGCAATCCCCATGTCATCACTGATGCAGTCATCCAGGCACAAGTTCTGCTGGAGAGAGGCGATTGCGTCGGCCGCAGTGGAGATCTTACAAAGGCCAAGACCGACTATATACAGGCTGGTTTAGTTTCGCTTGCCGCTGATCTTCCGCTCACGCACATCAATGCAATCGCCGCCCAGGCGGAAGCCCTTCAAACGATGGGGAAGACCTCATCCGCCTGGCAGCTTGAGGTCTCCGGGATGCAAACCTGCGTCCAGATTGTTTGCCCACTGCGACAACAGTACTCACTTCTGTACAACATGGTGCAGAGCGCACAGATACTCGGGCAAAGCCATGTTGCCGTCGAATTGATGCATACCGCAGAAAAGCTGGCCGGAGCTTCCGGCAGTGTGAACCTGCACGCGTTCGCTGCAGAAATCCTGGGCACATTCGCCGGACGCACCGGCGACTACAAGGAATCGGACACAGCCTTTGCGCAGGCCTATGCGCTGGCCCAAACGTCACACCCGCCCGCGCTCTATCGTGCGGTGTGGCAGACCGACCAAGCTGAGATCTCGTCTCGGCGCGGTGATTCGACATCCGCCTTACGGCTTCTCAACGAGAGTGGTTCCACAATACGTTCCAGCGACTACATCCCTGGCCGGATCAACTTCTTCGAACAAAAAGCAGTCGCGGAGATGGCTCTAGGTCGCAGGAGCGATGCGCTGGCGGACGCCAGGCTTTCCGTCGCTGAAGCAGAGCGTTCCCTTTCCTCGCTTCATTCGAGCTTCGAACGGCAGGAGTGGGTCCGCGAAAATACCGATGTCTACGCAGCGCTGATCAGCGTCTACCTGCGAAGCGGAGATAGTACGTCCGCACTGCGAGCCTGGGAACGCTTTCGCAGTGCTCCCTATACCAACGAAAGCCTTGTAAACGGCGGGAACGAGACACAACCGGTAACAGCTCATGCCCTGGTGATCGCTCGCGTTGGCGAGCAATACATTGGCTGGCTGGTGAATGCTGGAACACTGGAAGTCCTGCGTACGGCAACCTTGGGAGACCGCGCCCACCTTCACCAATCCGCCATCACGTTCTATCACCTGTGTGCCGATCAGGAATCGAATTTAACGGATGTGCATAACCTGGGCAAAGACCTTGATACGAATCTCTTCGAGCCGCTCACCGAAAAAACCACGGGATCTGCTCACCTCTGGATCGATCTTGACCCGAGCCTTAGCATGCTGCCTCTTCAAGCACTAACCACTGCTGCGGGTGACTGGCTTGGCGACGTCGCACAACTTACGATTCTGCCGCCATGGTGGTCACTGGATCCAGCATCGGCTCTGACCGAATCCTCCATCCGTTCCAGCGCACACATGGTTATCTTCAACGGCTTCGCGGATGCCCCCACAAAGGATTCGGAAGCCACTGCACTCATGCAGCTCTTTCCTCATGTCACTTCTCTCGACGGAACAGCCATCACCCCTGCAACGGCCCTCAAGGCCATGTCCTCCGCGGAGCTATTTCATTTTGCAGGGCACGCTGAATCCAGCTCGGGAGCAAAGCTTCTTCTCTCTCGTACCGTTGACTCCGGCTTCAGCCTTACCCCTGAGGCGTTGAGCACAATTCGCCTATCGGGTTGCCGCCTTGCTGTATTGGCCGCCTGCAACACAGTAGCAGCCAATCCCGACCGCATTGAAGATGTTCGCACGATTCGTAATGCACTGCTCTTGGACGGCGCGCACGCGGTCATTGCAAGTTACTGGGACGTCGACGATCACAGCACGCAGTCCCTCATGACGACTTTCTACAAACAGCTTGTTTCGGGCCTGCATCCTTCGCAAGCACTTCAGATAGCTCAGCAGTCGATACGCTCTACCGCTGGCTGGCAACATCCTTACTTCTGGGCCTCCTTCCAAACCTTCACCCGATAA
- a CDS encoding DUF4112 domain-containing protein encodes MNRKTTEPEIFTPGQAPHKRFGGGGGAFRDENLDLLSRVLDTWFRIPGTSIRFGLDGIIGFVPGIGDFAGGAASCIIVLAAFFRGVPMVTIARMVVNLVIEVGVGMVPVLGNLFDIGWRANRRNYHLLESSLYGPARDTWHDWLFMGLLALGLIALAMLPFLLLLWIGHALAHDVRTF; translated from the coding sequence ATGAACCGGAAGACGACAGAACCTGAGATTTTCACGCCGGGCCAGGCTCCTCACAAACGCTTTGGCGGAGGGGGCGGAGCGTTCCGCGACGAGAACCTCGACCTGCTCTCCCGGGTGCTGGACACCTGGTTCCGCATCCCCGGCACGAGCATCCGCTTTGGGCTCGACGGCATTATCGGGTTCGTCCCCGGCATAGGAGACTTTGCCGGGGGAGCGGCGAGCTGCATCATCGTGCTGGCGGCGTTCTTTCGCGGCGTGCCGATGGTCACGATCGCTCGCATGGTGGTGAACCTGGTGATCGAGGTCGGCGTGGGCATGGTGCCGGTGCTGGGCAATCTGTTCGACATCGGCTGGCGAGCGAACCGGCGCAACTACCATCTGCTGGAGAGCAGCCTGTACGGGCCTGCACGCGACACCTGGCACGACTGGCTGTTCATGGGGCTTCTCGCGCTGGGGCTGATCGCGCTGGCAATGCTGCCGTTCCTGCTGCTGCTGTGGATCGGCCATGCGCTGGCGCATGATGTGCGGACGTTCTAG
- a CDS encoding zinc metalloprotease: MQSRTTTLQFRLGNAQAMVAQSVIKRVQVWHPTEMPLKVAFLGGSNELRTQIASTIRAWSANSGVSFDFGQPGAFHEWSRLDQTYQAQIRISFDEAGYWSWVGAESIDQSIAAPNQPSMNFGQFTEGLPDDWQGTVLHEFGHAIGFEHEHQSPAGDCDHEFRWDDDPGYVRTTDIYGQFVPDGAGKRPGIYSVLEGPPNNWSKDQIDFNLKSLPATIDLRFSVFDPASIMMYSFADWMFVNGAQSSCYTKENLTLSALDLKAAAETYPPEPSLGTVAQQDVAAARKLLLQKKLPAEVKAHLQERLAAFQ, translated from the coding sequence TTGCAAAGCCGCACGACCACACTGCAATTTCGTCTTGGCAATGCACAAGCGATGGTTGCGCAATCGGTTATCAAAAGAGTTCAGGTTTGGCATCCGACTGAGATGCCGCTGAAGGTAGCGTTTCTGGGCGGATCCAATGAGCTTCGAACGCAGATTGCATCGACGATCCGTGCATGGTCGGCTAATTCAGGAGTCAGTTTCGACTTTGGGCAGCCTGGAGCGTTTCACGAATGGAGCCGCCTTGATCAAACCTATCAAGCGCAAATCCGCATTTCATTCGACGAGGCTGGTTATTGGTCATGGGTAGGAGCTGAGAGCATCGATCAGTCGATTGCAGCACCGAACCAACCTTCGATGAACTTCGGGCAATTTACCGAAGGGCTGCCCGACGATTGGCAAGGAACGGTTTTGCATGAGTTTGGCCATGCAATCGGATTTGAACACGAACACCAGAGCCCAGCGGGTGACTGCGATCATGAGTTTCGTTGGGATGATGATCCAGGATATGTCCGAACGACCGATATCTATGGGCAATTCGTCCCTGATGGAGCGGGCAAGAGGCCAGGGATCTATTCCGTGCTGGAAGGGCCTCCGAATAACTGGAGCAAAGATCAGATCGATTTCAATTTGAAAAGTCTTCCGGCCACGATTGACCTGCGTTTCAGTGTCTTCGATCCAGCCTCGATCATGATGTATAGCTTTGCGGATTGGATGTTTGTGAATGGAGCACAAAGCTCCTGCTACACGAAAGAGAACTTGACGCTGTCTGCCCTGGACCTGAAAGCAGCGGCTGAGACCTATCCACCAGAGCCGTCGCTGGGAACGGTCGCGCAACAAGACGTAGCAGCGGCCCGCAAGTTACTGCTACAGAAAAAGCTACCTGCAGAGGTGAAGGCTCACTTGCAGGAGAGGCTAGCAGCTTTTCAATAA
- a CDS encoding RNA polymerase sigma factor has protein sequence MAFVQRFQPLIASSVARVVRRYNAPSPALIDDLVQETYLRLCKDNCRALREFSAQHDEAIFGYIKVIATSVALDHYRARATYKRRSEVEDDGTNLEASTPSSTIEQTTLLKELDRHLASTESQRDRTIFWLYYRQGYTAKDIAAMPNLGLTHKGVESCIYRLTQALRSAVGNVSAPSAGLSKGDSPQSALGGLK, from the coding sequence ATGGCGTTCGTCCAGCGCTTCCAACCGCTTATTGCCTCCAGCGTCGCTCGTGTCGTGCGCCGTTATAACGCACCCAGTCCCGCGCTCATCGACGACCTGGTCCAGGAAACCTATCTCCGTCTCTGCAAGGACAATTGCCGAGCCCTCCGTGAATTCAGCGCCCAACACGACGAGGCCATCTTCGGCTACATCAAGGTCATCGCCACCTCCGTCGCGCTTGACCACTACCGCGCCCGCGCAACCTATAAGCGTCGCAGCGAAGTCGAGGACGACGGTACGAACCTCGAAGCCAGCACCCCTTCTTCCACCATCGAGCAGACCACTCTCCTTAAGGAACTCGACCGTCACCTGGCCTCCACCGAGAGCCAGCGCGACCGCACCATCTTCTGGCTCTACTATCGGCAGGGATACACCGCCAAAGACATCGCCGCCATGCCGAATCTTGGCCTCACACACAAAGGCGTCGAGAGCTGTATCTACCGCCTCACCCAGGCCCTGCGCAGTGCCGTAGGCAACGTCTCTGCCCCGTCCGCAGGGCTCTCAAAAGGAGATTCGCCTCAAAGCGCGTTAGGAGGTTTGAAATGA
- a CDS encoding DUF72 domain-containing protein, with protein sequence MPRAPKFNAVVAASLAPSPANLFTGTSGWAYPTWKPEFYAADVPSRAFLHVYASLLTSVEVNYTFRTLPTQTQLQGWLDATPPGFRFSFKAPQRITHFQRLRNSQEAVAEFIAALQPAREAGKLGPLLFQLPPNFAADPARLKDFLALPAFDGSLPLAFEFRHASWFSEETYEILRRHNAALCVAESNDLASPDVRTAKHRCYRLRRDGGYSPAELNAFAARFTALAKEGEVFVYFKHEDEPTGALNALAMLRRAAELADPAGAGVR encoded by the coding sequence TTGCCGCGAGCCCCAAAATTCAACGCCGTTGTCGCTGCGTCGCTCGCGCCTTCGCCCGCCAACCTCTTCACCGGGACCTCCGGCTGGGCCTATCCCACATGGAAGCCTGAATTCTACGCCGCAGACGTGCCCTCGCGCGCCTTTCTGCACGTCTACGCCTCCCTGCTGACCTCGGTTGAGGTGAACTACACCTTCCGCACGCTCCCCACACAGACGCAGCTCCAGGGCTGGCTGGACGCAACGCCCCCGGGCTTTCGCTTCAGCTTCAAGGCGCCGCAGCGGATCACCCACTTTCAGCGGCTGCGCAACAGCCAGGAAGCCGTCGCCGAGTTCATCGCCGCACTCCAGCCCGCACGCGAGGCCGGCAAGCTCGGCCCGCTGCTGTTTCAGCTTCCTCCCAACTTCGCTGCCGATCCCGCAAGGCTGAAGGACTTTCTCGCCCTGCCCGCGTTCGACGGCTCCCTGCCGCTCGCATTTGAATTCCGCCACGCAAGCTGGTTCAGCGAAGAGACCTACGAGATCCTCCGTCGGCACAACGCCGCTCTCTGCGTCGCCGAAAGCAACGACCTGGCCAGCCCCGACGTCCGTACAGCCAAGCATCGCTGCTACCGTCTGCGGCGTGACGGTGGCTACTCCCCTGCCGAGCTCAACGCCTTCGCGGCCCGCTTTACGGCGCTCGCAAAAGAGGGCGAGGTCTTCGTCTACTTCAAGCACGAGGACGAGCCCACAGGAGCCCTGAACGCGCTGGCGATGCTACGCCGCGCCGCCGAACTTGCCGACCCAGCCGGCGCGGGGGTGCGGTAA
- a CDS encoding glycosyl hydrolase family 18 protein, translated as MSRIRMAAGSFVELLGQRCFISRFVLLLAMALLAPLTLLHAQTTYEGNASANAIEGTAVSEACSGCLNGTRIGNIGNGNANYLRIKNISVPTTGTYTVTLYYTEGSDGGARSFTIQINNGAGPTLSNLTGSSWTTPAAPVTFQANFTAGSGNSVGFFNATGSAPDVDHIVVSSTTSGGGGGTTSSPLLIGYVPDYNGSYSTYATSINFSKMTHLNLAFGNPPTCSGGCTASSNMSFSLGQSDSAIAALVNAAHAAGVKVLLSIGGGGGDQQIIQFYNVGLSTQLVNSLATYLTAHNLDGVDVDIEDPNNMGTPYGTFVSALVSKFRPQGKVISAAVAEYLQSAMPDSALHQFDFVNVMVYSNLSDAQAGLQYYAVTKSVPKNQITLGVPFFGQSSDGNTEEEYNTILAAYPNAWQSDEVSGGSLDGGEALFYVGESTMAQETQLGAQYGGVMIWELTGDAPAPHSLLTVVQNNL; from the coding sequence ATGTCACGCATCCGCATGGCCGCAGGTTCCTTTGTTGAGTTGCTCGGTCAACGCTGCTTCATCTCCCGGTTCGTTCTCTTACTCGCAATGGCCTTATTGGCTCCCCTCACCCTGTTGCACGCGCAAACCACTTACGAAGGCAACGCCAGCGCCAACGCGATTGAGGGCACAGCCGTATCGGAAGCCTGTTCCGGATGTCTGAACGGCACGCGTATCGGCAATATCGGAAACGGCAATGCCAACTATCTCCGGATCAAGAACATCAGTGTTCCTACTACTGGCACCTACACGGTTACGCTGTACTACACGGAAGGCAGCGACGGCGGAGCCCGCTCCTTCACCATCCAAATCAATAATGGCGCAGGGCCAACTCTGAGCAACCTGACAGGCAGCAGTTGGACAACTCCTGCCGCACCGGTCACCTTCCAGGCGAACTTCACCGCCGGCAGCGGTAACTCCGTAGGATTCTTCAATGCGACAGGCTCAGCCCCCGATGTCGATCACATCGTAGTAAGCAGCACCACCAGCGGCGGCGGTGGCGGCACCACCAGTTCTCCATTGTTGATCGGCTATGTGCCTGACTACAACGGAAGCTATTCTACCTACGCAACGAGCATCAACTTCTCCAAGATGACGCACCTGAACCTGGCGTTTGGTAATCCTCCCACCTGCAGCGGTGGATGCACCGCCAGCAGCAACATGAGTTTTTCACTCGGGCAGAGTGACTCTGCTATCGCCGCGCTCGTCAACGCGGCCCACGCAGCCGGAGTCAAGGTGCTGCTCTCCATCGGCGGCGGTGGTGGCGACCAGCAGATTATTCAGTTCTACAACGTGGGTCTCTCGACACAACTGGTGAACTCGCTCGCGACCTATCTCACTGCCCATAACCTGGACGGCGTAGACGTAGACATCGAAGACCCCAACAACATGGGCACGCCCTACGGCACCTTTGTAAGCGCACTCGTCTCCAAGTTCCGCCCGCAAGGCAAAGTGATCTCCGCCGCAGTGGCAGAGTATCTCCAGAGCGCGATGCCGGACTCGGCGCTGCATCAGTTTGATTTCGTCAACGTCATGGTCTATTCGAACCTCTCCGACGCCCAGGCCGGCTTGCAGTACTACGCGGTAACAAAGTCCGTACCCAAGAATCAGATCACGCTCGGAGTACCCTTCTTCGGCCAAAGCTCCGACGGCAATACGGAAGAGGAATACAACACCATCCTGGCGGCTTATCCCAACGCCTGGCAGTCGGACGAGGTCAGCGGCGGCTCACTCGATGGCGGAGAGGCCCTCTTCTACGTCGGTGAATCAACAATGGCACAGGAGACGCAACTAGGCGCACAATACGGCGGCGTGATGATCTGGGAACTCACAGGAGACGCCCCAGCTCCCCATTCCCTGTTGACTGTGGTTCAGAACAACCTATAG